The Roseofilum capinflatum BLCC-M114 genome has a window encoding:
- a CDS encoding Uma2 family endonuclease → MNPTSLKSPLIYPEPDGAPMAESDPARDYLVYGVESLKCYFQNRSDVYVSGNLWLSYEQGVPDAVVCPDVFVVFGAENRPRRSYRVWEENNRYPDWVLEVTSMSTRHKDERDKPVTYAQMGVTEYFQYDPSGDYLQPRLRGRRLVNGEYQLLTLNELADGTLSVFSPVLGLEMRVLPDGKLRFFDRESGEYLRSPDESERDRLQERRRAEDEL, encoded by the coding sequence ATGAACCCCACTTCCTTAAAAAGTCCCCTTATCTATCCCGAACCCGATGGAGCGCCCATGGCTGAAAGTGACCCCGCTCGCGATTACCTTGTTTATGGCGTAGAATCGCTGAAATGTTACTTCCAAAATCGTTCGGATGTTTACGTTTCTGGTAATCTTTGGCTATCCTACGAACAAGGAGTACCGGATGCGGTGGTTTGTCCGGATGTATTTGTGGTTTTTGGAGCTGAAAATCGCCCCCGCAGAAGTTACCGCGTCTGGGAGGAGAATAACCGTTATCCCGATTGGGTTTTGGAGGTGACTTCCATGAGTACCCGACACAAGGATGAGCGAGATAAACCGGTCACTTATGCTCAGATGGGGGTAACGGAATATTTCCAATATGACCCCAGTGGGGATTATTTGCAGCCTCGGTTGAGAGGACGCAGGTTAGTGAATGGAGAGTATCAATTATTGACTCTGAATGAGTTGGCTGATGGTACGTTATCGGTTTTTTCTCCAGTTTTAGGGTTGGAGATGCGGGTGTTGCCGGATGGTAAATTGCGTTTTTTTGACCGAGAGAGTGGGGAGTATTTGCGGAGTCCAGATGAGTCGGAGCGCGATCGCTTACAGGAACGCAGACGCGCCGAAGATGAGCTATAA